A window of the Streptomyces sp. JB150 genome harbors these coding sequences:
- a CDS encoding ATP-binding protein, producing the protein MTAPSTPHGPITVRVFTQRLSATPRGARLARHLALHQLAAWGVPYGTDASDAVAAIVAELAANAVTHGRVPGRDFELRLALVPGSVRIEVADTRTPQRPPGPGDVRPPHPLAEAGRGLVLVDALADRWEVLERAPGKTVRAEVDLPGWLRLFRA; encoded by the coding sequence ATGACCGCACCCTCCACCCCCCACGGGCCGATTACCGTACGTGTGTTCACCCAGCGCCTCAGTGCGACCCCGCGCGGTGCCCGCCTCGCCCGTCACCTCGCGCTGCACCAACTCGCCGCCTGGGGCGTGCCGTACGGCACCGACGCCTCCGACGCCGTCGCGGCGATCGTCGCCGAGCTGGCGGCGAACGCCGTGACCCACGGCCGTGTGCCCGGCCGGGACTTCGAGCTGCGGCTCGCGCTCGTGCCGGGAAGCGTGCGGATCGAGGTCGCCGACACGCGCACCCCGCAGCGCCCGCCCGGCCCCGGTGACGTACGGCCGCCGCACCCGCTCGCCGAGGCGGGGCGGGGCCTCGTGCTCGTGGACGCGCTGGCCGACCGCTGGGAGGTGCTGGAGCGCGCGCCGGGCAAGACCGTGCGCGCGGAGGTCGATCTGCCGGGATGGCTGCGTTTGTTCCGTGCGTGA